The DNA segment CAAACAACATGGTTTCGAGCAAGGGAAATAAAATAGCTGTCAAGAAGTAGCGTGAAGTAGTAGTAGGTGGAGAAAAAGGCGAAGGTGgtgaagaagaaaaagaaggaGAAGGTGACAAGAATGGCCGAAACTCTCACGTATGCAGAGAGAGTAAAAAGACAGTGGAATAAAAAGACGTGACTGTAGAATACAGCAACCATCGAGAAGTAACCATCCAATTGGCCAATGACAACAGGCGGGAAGATATCAACAGGTTGCTAAAAGAAATCAAGCTACCGATCGAGTATATCGAAGGCATCATCCAGAAACCTGGAAACACGGTAAACATTACTGTAGATAGAAAGAACACTGCAATAAGACATGCAGATTTACTTCGAATGAGACCGGAAGTGAAATCTGCCACCGCGCACGGAGATGATAGACCTTACGACTCGATGGGTACCCGGGAATACAAGCAGTAACATTAGGTGTAAGAGGTGTTTTCACGGCAGGCATTGGCCTAATTGATGTTTCTAACAGCAGCAAATCTTGGGATATTACAGAAAAAAAGCTTCAATTTTGCTTGTTCAGGTTATGCCATCTAAGTAAACTGCGGTATGCAAAACTAATATAATAAGCTGGTTAAACGTTTGAAATTggaattttaaataacttactagtaaacttctgttactTGCTTTAGTTTGACTTACTGTTAACCTAAGCgcctatatttgaaaaatgatcGTTTCAGTTCCTTTTTATACAGAGTTCAAATTAAATTCCgtaagttttcaaaatctgCCTTCAACAACATTACCTTCTAAAAGTATGAAACTAAAGGTGTccaataatatatatattgtaatGGGAAAAGCTGAAACAGAGCAGTTGAATAATTGTAGCTGACTCACAAAGCGCGTATAAGTGTTGCGTCATAACAATCGTGCACGAAAGACAACAAGAAATGGGAGCGTAATGGAATGGAAAATGTAAATGTACATGGTAATCTGTAAAGTTTGCCGCCTCTAGACCTTTTTTTCCGGGGCGACGTTCTAGATCTAGTTATTGGGCCCACATTCAGAGTCTGGCCTCCTCTACCGACGGCGCCAATTGCATCTTTGTTGGGAGTAGTTTCCAACGGTAACCGTGTGTCATCCGCGTGTTTTCCGCGGCCACGGGTCGAGCTGCGGAGCTTAAACGTGAAGAagttcataaattttagttttacttataaCATTTTTCTATATGATAAGCATAATAGGAAAGAGCACGTTAAGGCACGAGCTTAAAGTCAAACTTTGATCCTTActtgataattaatttgagGGACCGCTGAGTGACGAGGGGTAGAAACAGTGACGGGGAGAGGGCGGCTTCTAGGTAAAAATCTCATTTTCACAACTCATGTCACAACATTGTGATATTGATCTAACCAACCAAGCTGTCGAAGGTTACGGAACACCGCAAATATGATGATaattatataaggtaagttAGTGATTAGTGTAAGAACGTCACAACTTGCTACAGACCTTGGCAGACCGGTGAAGTGCGAAGCATATCTCCCatttttgtgacatttttCGTTCTTGATAAGGCCGGTTCGTCATCGTCGTCACTGTGATCCTGTTCGAAAATAAGTGATACGAGGTCAACACGTAACTTAGCGGATGTCTGCGTtaggaaatattttgatatcttTAATAAGGGAAACAGCAACTTACAAGGGCATAAGCCTACAGCAAAGCAATATCAACTTAAAACACCAAACTTTGAGCATTAACACCATGGTAGTAGTTAAACGCTACAGTAGGAAGATGAAAAGAGGAATACCGACAATGTTGTGAAGTAAGCTTAGcgttcaaaaattaaaaagaaaatagaCTTAGTTAGAAATTGTAGGCAGAGCTAAAGCATTCATCGAATTTGTATTTGTAGCAACATTGCGTGACATCGCTTAGATAAGCGGTGCCATAAAATGAAGATGTAAAACTACGTTACCCATATAGcaagtttttcaatttgattCTTCATGGTACAAGGAAGAAAATGATGTTACCATtagcaaaacaagttttacaatgacaaatttattttaacagtAACGTATATCACACCATGCAGTGTTTTTCGCATTTTGAGAATAATAAGCCTGCACCATGGCCTTGCCGTAATTCGTTGCTGGACCGGTTTTCAATGGCAAATATATCTCATTTCCATGTCTGTTAACTTACTATCATGTACGTAATGTTTATGATTTTAATAGAAGGATAAGCTATAACTATTTTCAATACCTTGAATGAGTGTATTAGTGGATGATTTATTTAGAGCACAAAACacttaaattaaaagttattgtAACAAAGTTACTGTAATAAAATGGCAGGTGAAGTTTCCTAAATTGCGAAGGTCACAAGAACTGCTAGATGCCATTATGGCTAAGAAAGCAAGAAAAGCTCGAACAGCAATTGGTTGTGAGCAGGTTCTTGTAGAAGAATCGGATAAAGAATCTGCTGACAATTCAGATCAGGAAGAAGAGAGTAGTGATAAAGAGCATGATGATGCTTCCTGGAACAAAAGAGAggtaagaaattcaaaaaagttggCAACACCTTTCCTATCTTCTATATGATGTCCATGCAACTCTTtgcatttaaatattttacggagacttgaaaataaatattttatcgtTATGCTGATCTAGGTGGTTGGTTTCATCAATCTTTTACAAGAGGCTTTAAAAAAAGAGATACTTTCGAACGTTGAAAACAAGCTTGAACAAGCTCAGACACTGGTGAAGCAAAAGGATGCAGGTTATTATTTAAGTTTGCTCACTGATGtaatttccaaaatattaATCCATAAAATGATGTAAAACTACGTTACCCATATAGcaacttttttgttattgaatTTGATTCTTCATGCTACAAGGAACAAAATGATGTTAACATtagcaaaacaagtttttatcGTTATGCTGATCTAGTTGGTTGGTTTCATCAATCTTTTGCAAGAAGCTTTAAAAAAAGAGATACTTTCGAACGTTGAAAGCAAGCTTGAACAAGCTCAGACACTGGTGAAGCAAAAGGATGCAGGTTATTATTTAAGTTTGCTCATTGATGTCATTTCCAAAATATTAATCCATAAAATGAAGATGTAAAACTACGTTACACCTATAGcaacttttttgttattgaatTTGATTCTTCATGGTACAAGGAAGAAAATGATGTTATCATTacgaaaacaagttttacaatgaaaaattttttattttaacaataacgTATACCACACACCATGCAGTGTTTTTCACTTTGTGAGAATAGTAAGCCTGCACCATAGCGTTGCCGTCATTCGTTACTGGACCGGTTTTTAATGgcaaatatatttcatttccATGTCCTTTTATATGTAAAGCTATATTAGCTATGGTCCATGTTCATAGTTAATGTTGGAATACTTTCTTTTCTGGAAttctgttttgtatcaagTAAGGGAACAGACAACTTTTTGGTATTTGGGAAAGTATCGTTATAGagcaaacaaaattgtttttaaactaGATCGCAAGATTGAAAGCTCATcttcagtttaaatttttaacttttgccGCGTAGTTTGTTTGTTCTCACTCAAGTAGGCATTCCTTTTTAAAGTTAATCACAGTTTAACGGTTACTGAATGCTTCAGAttaaattgaccatattgacttttggttgccctactcatgaaatatttgaccCCCCCCAATTTTTTTCCGGCTAAGCCACTGGCTGTGattggttttcaaataaagcCATTCACCCAGGAATGGAGGGTTAAAAACCAACTACCATACTTTGCCcatcaaagtttgaaattactcGGGCATAGCCTAACGTGGGCGTTCTCTTCTCGTCGTTTGATTGAAAGGTAAATGACAAGCGTTCACCATCAGTTAGTGGAACGTCTGAATAACGTTTGTTCATATAATGTAGAATGTGTATCTGAAAATAGTAGGTTATAACTATTTATTCCATGTTTAAATAACtcaaaatctaaaatattaaaattaaaaaaactttcataacattacattaaacgtaactttttattgtgcaaaggaattcatatgctactcacctaagaatcaaagtggatcgacaatttccattgttaataGCCTATAGTTTGTATATTCAAGCTACACCATGGAATACGTTAAGTCATGTGAGTACATACattaagaaacaaatttatgcaaccatttaaaaaaatagagAAAATAAGGAAAAGCTCGGCTCACGTGAATTTTTCGcgaatttttaacaaaaaacgaTCGCAAACATATAGTGAAGTATATGACGAAAACGCTTTACCCATCAGCATACCAAAAGAAATGCTGCAGGCTACCAAAAATTACTATGCCAAACTTAACTCGTCTATGAAGACAGATGTAAAAACACAACTTGTTCATATCGAGTAACCTGCAAATCTGCACCATGTTTGACAGGAAAATACCTTAAAATTGGATTGTGAGATAAGCAATGATGAAATCAAAATGTTGTGCAGAATCTCGCAAAGGGTAAATCCCCTGGGCCAGACGGAATAAGAGGAGAATTTTACATGTCGGAGTATCATAAGCAACAAAATGAGtgaagtttttaaacattggTTTTATTCCAAAAAATCCGCAAGGAAATAAATAAAGGCGCCATCACCCTGATCTATAAGAAACGCGATGATGCAGATTTAGACAATTAACAAGCAATTACTCTGTTAAATCAAGATTACAAATTTACACAAAGACACTGGCTAATACAACAAGGGAAACCCTGAATGAAGTCATACACAAGCATTATTACACCAGAAAAGACAAGCAACTCTAGTACTATTCCAACAACCAATCGTATAACAGGAAAGATATTAACAGGTtagaaacaaactttaaaaattatgtCTGAAACAATTAAACACAACCAGCAATGCAATGTAAGTTATGGctaaatttgttgcaaataatTCATAAAATTTGCCTTGCGTATGTTGCAATGTTAATAAATGTATAAgtgtttacttgttttttaaGGTTGGCTCAAAAGCTTGGACCCTTGAGCAATGAACCACCacataaaaagcaaaagttgCCTCAGTTTGTGTCATATTGACATgaaatttcacttttaaaagcTGATATTTCCTTGCTCAATCCGAACGTTTCTGGGATGGAGGATAAGTTGGACTCCTTAATGTCACTTTCTTTGTTACAAAAGAATTAATAGCCACCAATATTTTTAGCAGCAGAAACGGAAAAGAACTTCAAGAAATTATTGAGCAAGTGAGGGTGATGATTTGGGTTAATTTACTGTAATTGTTGTACGTAAAACTGGCAGCAACTTCCAGGAATGCAATATCAGTCAATTGAGACATTATGCAATGTAAATAGGATGTCAAGGAAATTGCCACACGAGTAGAACATGCTGACGTGGTGGCAACGacaagaaattttataaagctCTTCATGAAAAAGAAGGTGGCAATGACATACTCTCTGACAAGATTGGGCTATGGGaggaagaaattgaaaaagtcattTGTAGAGAGCAAGCTATATCAACTTCTTCTGAGTAAGTCCGagttaaaagttttcataTGGTTACCCAAAGGGTTCTCAACTTTATTAACGTTtcccaattttttttgattttggatGCTTGTTacccaaattttaaaacctatGTGTATCTTATTTAGGTGTTTTTCAGCGTGCTGTTCATAAACACTGGCTCCGCATCTATTGGACAGAGAGCTGTTTCACAAGTTTTGGCCGGCTGTAGAGACTAAGATGGGGGAAGAAATGAAAGACGAAGTAAATCCAGTAATTCTGGTGGAAGCGCTGAACCGTGTCTTCAGAGTCTTCGTCAGAAAATACCACTCGGTTTTACACAACCTGATAGACTGCTTTTAGGAACAATTTTGTGCATGCTATTTTCATTTCACATTCCAAgacattttcatttaaataaagGCTTTGTTTTGATCTTTAAACGCAGTGCTGTTTTGATAAAGCATTTCGTTTCGCATTTCAGAGCGTTTCATTGGCGATTATCTTAGGGCCAGCTTAAGCATCTATATCTGGCCGGTCAACTTTGCAAACATACGCCAGGTATATGTCATGGGCGTTTCATGGGCGATTTTTTCAGGatcggaacaaaagtaaactgtattttaaacaaatgtttagCAAACTGCACAACCCTAAAAAGTTCATTTACGTTTTGGTTGATGGGATGGTCTGGTAGCTGGTTTAGTTGGTTTGACTGAAAAGTTGTCGGCAAGCGACTTCATGGTCGTCGGCTCACGAGACCTTAATGGACCTTAATGTTAAATGAAATGCTGAAATCATGCTGTACGATAAAAATCATGCACATAGTGACCCTTCGTAATAGTCATAAAGACCTGTTTTCCTTGGACGGCTTTTGTTCGGGCCGATTTAAGTTTCTTCCCCTGGCCATACCCACAAATCCTGAACGAAGCTGAGGCTCAGTCAGGGGTCTTCTTTCCATGGGGAAGGGCTGCAAAGTTTGAGATGGACGAAGCTCAGAGGGAGTGGCTTGCAATCTGTTGTCaaagaaaattgcattttttaagTGTAAGTgaagtgcacaattttttgCCAGATTCATTCCAGACTTAGCATCAATTGCTAGGCCGATCTATGATGTGACAAAGAAAGACACAAAGTTTATATGGGGCAGGAAACAACATGATGCTTTCGAGAAGCTCAAGACGCTAATAACAAAAGCTGAAACTTTGGCATACTTCAGGAATAATTGCAAGACAAGAGTTATAGCAGATGCATCGCCAGTGGGTTTAGGATCAGTGTTAACGCAAGAGCAAGATGGTGAATGGAGAATCATATCGTATGCATCCGGGAATTTGTCAGACATGGAACGTTGATACAGTCAAACTGAGAAAGAAGCCTTAGCTTTAGTATGGGTTTGCGAACGATTTAACTTGTACAATTTTAGAAAAGAGTTTGAACTGGAAACTGACCATAAGCCATTGGAGTACATATTCTCCGGGAAATCGACGTCAGCACGGGTAGAAAGATGGGTGCTAAGACTTGAAGGATATGATTTCAACGTCGTGTATAGGCCAGggaaaacaaacattgcagGTGCTTTGTCAAGATTGAACTCGAGGGTATGCAGAGACAAAGGAGACTCGTATGATTTTGTGAGATCAGTGGTGATCAACAGAACACCAACTGCTTTGATACCTAAATAGAAGAAGAGTCTGCCAATGACTTGAAACTTGCTGAAAGAAGAAGAAACGTCAGACGAGGAGATTGGTCCAAATGCACTAACACAAGTTACTTGCATGTGAAAGATTAATTGTGTATTTGTGGACAAGGTTTACTAAAAGGAACACGAATTGTAATTCCGAGAGCGTAATGGAAAAAAGTGTTGAATTTGGCTCATGAAGGACATCAGGGAATCGTGAAAACCAAAAACAGACTTCGCAGAAAAGTTTGGTGGCCAAAGATTGATAAAGAAGCCGAAGAGCTGTGTAAGAAATGTCATGAATGCCAAGTGACAAACAGAATAAGCAAACTAGAACCTTCCCTCGAAGTGGACCTTGGCAAGATTGTGCCCTGATATACTAGCACCATTGCCTAGTGGAGAGAATATTCTAGTGGTCGTCGACTGCTACAGTAGGTATTATGAAATTACTGTGATGAAAACAATTACAAGTTCAAAGGTAATTGAAGCTATGATACCAATGTTTTCGAGATTCGGGTATCCATTTTCATTGCGGACCGACAACGGACCACATTTTGTTTCAgaagaatttgaaaattttctgataGAGTATGGAATCAATCATGTGAAGACTACACCATTGTGGCTTCAAGCAAACAGAGAGGTGGAACGACAGAACCACACACTGATGAAATCAATCCGTATTGCACAACTGGAGAAAAAGGACCGGAAGTTAGAGATCAACAAGTGTTTTACAGCTTACCGGTCAACGACACAGGCTACATCACCATTGCTGACACTGAATACCTGGTGCAATCTAATGACAGTGTCAaacataaatgtatttttctaACTGGATATTTTGAACACAAATACCGATCTAATATCTTGCGTATCAAAACTCAAAATGACGACGACCATCGGATTAATTCGGAGTTTCTCACAAACTTAAATATAGGTGGACTAACTGTACCTCTACTCTCAACAGTACATTTCGTACATTCAGCTTATAAACTGTTTGGTAAGTGCAACTTGCATTGCTGCCGAGCTCGTCTCAGCCATGCTTTGCGTCGTATCGATAGTCCAATGATTGTAATTCAAGGAGCATGTCttactttatcaaacattcttttgaaagcatttgtgCTTGACAACAGTAACAAAGAAAGACAACTCGGCTGTTcgaaaagaaaagaaaaactctcTACTAAAAACTAAACAAGTATCTTTAGTATGCCACAAGTAGTTTGATTACTCATTTCTACAAATCTCATTGCGATGTGTCCCTTGAAATATACCGATACCATTCCAGATACCGAGCATAGAGGATACCAGTCTATTTAAGGTTTCTATGAATACAATACTCCATCCTTATAACTACCTCTGTTTTCCAGTGATGTTGAAAACCTTAATGCTTGACAAGAAGCATCTTGATAATGCCACCAGGGAAACACAAATAAACCTGTTCCTATTGGCTTCGATGACAAGGAGTGCTACAACTGAGCGgtgcaaaaaaatacaataagcaaaaaacaaaaggtaATCGTCTTCATTGGTAGGCACACTtaaacgttttcaaatttcaaccAAGATGATATACACTTCACCAGATATTTACACAAAATGTCTGTTCGCCAATTAACAACTCACACTCCAACACTCACCTTTCCACAAGGTAGTCGTTAAGTTACTTAAACCTGCCAAAGGCGACCAAGGTACAATCCAACCTTTCAAAAGCGTTAATAAATATCTGGATTCCAATCGTGCCGACCAGCAGCCAACAATGGAGGAAAGTTGTGAAACATATTCAATTTAATATCGCCAACATGGTAGCAAACCAGtatgctgtgacctggatttaAAACTATGTAAAACCTTCTAGTCAATAGCGATTGCAATATCTGTAATCGATATTTGCAATGTATTGCATACAAGAGATATGGAATTTAAAAGCATGATCTATTCTACATGATTGATTTGTGGAAAATACCCATGCTGTCTCATCCCGGGATTGACACTAGGCAAGGCTTCTGATAAAACTCGTGTGCATCAATGTTTGATCACAAAATGAAAGTGATAAAATTCTCTGCTATTGCATACGAGGTATACAATGTGAATCAATGTGCGTGCATGATTGTTAACGTAAATAAATGTACGTCAGTTTTTGACGAAAATTTCAGTGTCATGAAGTTCACTGCTATTGCAGTTCAGGTAAAGTTTGTGTGTTCATTTTAATAGAAGGATAAGCTACAACTATTTTCAATAGCTTGAATGAGTGTATTAGTGGATGATTTATTTAGAGCACAAAACACTTAAATAATTAGAAGTTATTGTAACAAAGTTACTGTCATTGAAGGTAAAGTCAAAAAGCCAAGCTACAATTTCAGCTGGCAAGAAACAAACACCGCCAAGGaacgcaaaaaaaacaattagtaATTAGAATAACTGTTTTTTCAGCCTTGATCAAGTGATAGGAGCTAAATacactttttgtaatgtggttCGAGTTACCCAAGACTTGATAAAAGAGACTATCGTGAACACTTCGCTGAATATTTCAAGACAGCGACGAAATGGGGAACTGAGAAGTATCTCGTGTTGGAATATAAAAGCTTCCGTTTCAGGAAGAAGCATTCGTTTGAAATTGACGTTTCAAAGAATAGGATGGGACTCGTTCGAACTAAATTTCGGATCCTTAAGCCTGACGTTCTTCCTACCTTAGAAGCTAGTTAGTGCTATACCAGCCAAGTACCGATTATGGCTGCGAAGAAGCAAGATGTTATCAAACTGAAAACATGCTTCCGACGGAAGATGCATTATTTCATGGAAAAAACTCAGACTACGAAAACTAAAGAGACACATTTTACACAAACTGCTTTTACCTTACGCAAGGAActgaaaaattgattttactgTACATAACAAAAGTCTCAGATTTCTTTCAtgatgttgtttgtttcaggTTTCTTTCATGATTTcactaaaaacttgtttttcgaAACAAAAAAGTCTTCCACCTCGTGAGGGGGCCCTTAAACGTGGGGCTCTTTAGGTGCGGGCCCCTGCAGCGACTGCAGGTATTGCAAGGGGGGTTCCTACGCCAGTGGGCAAGGTGCTATCTATCAATTTATCCAAGCAAAGCGCAGTGCATTAGGCTACAAATTTGTGAGGTCCTGAATATAAGAAGGGCCCAAATCCAGTGAGTTGGACGATCTGCACCGCATAAAGTATAACGCACAGCAACACACAATACAGCCTTTGTGTTTTCCCATGAGTAACTACCCACATTAACCAGGCTTCGATaactttaacaacaaaaaattgtgaagttttttttttgattttctcgAAATAGTATCACTTGGAGTTTCAAGTATTCAATTGGTTGGAAGCCGGTAGCAATTCCTATCAAGGGTAACTACGATGAAGGTGATTTGTCTGCCTTAACCCAGTTTTTAACATGATAGGAACTAAATGCTGTTTTTCTGATGTTGTCTAACATGGTTTCAGATTTTAGCAATTACTGTAACTAGGTTGTTGTAACAAAATGGCCAGTGAGGCGAACGAAAACAATGTCAAAAAACAGCAACATGGTGTAAACTCATCCCTTAATTATGACGACAATTGTTTCCAACCAAGAAATACTCTTCGACAAggtagaaacaaaaaatgtaaatgtctGTTTCGAATGAACGCCAATTAATTAACGTACTCCGACACGCCATTCCACAAagtattcaacaaaatataagcCTGCCGAAGGCGACCAAGGTACAATCCAAGCAAggaaaacgttaaaaatatgttttcaacCGGGTCCCAATCCTGCCGACCGCCAGCCATCAATAGagaaaagttaaaagaaaatcaaactttCTTCGCCAACATGACAAACCAGTAAGCCTACTATGAGCTGGATTAAAAACTGTGACGTCCGCCAAGCAGGATTATAAGCTGATTTAAAACTACGTAAAACTCTCCAGCTAATAGCGATGCCAATAGAGCTGGGTGGGTTTTACAGGATCCGGATGAAgccacaattttttcacacATTTCTGCTTCGTTACCCTCTCGTGTATTCAGACGTCAATGTACAAACTGAGATTTCTTTACAAAATTGCCTGGActcaaaaacatgaaatatagGAACGGAACGATTTGAAATCGTGGCTACTTACAGCCGTGATTCCAATCAACTAAAAAGCGCAGCAACGAGGCACACTATAAGTtagattacgtcataattacgaTGGCGCGTGCGTTTTTAAAGGTGATTGTCCATAAACATAAATTAGTTAGGCATAGCTGCAATGTCGCAGCTGGAATTTCACTTTATGTTAACTGGTTAATGTTAGAACCTAAGAATAGGACACAATAGGTTGATAGGGTAAGTGGGCCTATCGTTATTGATTTTATGATTATTTATTAGCCGACCTCTACCAGAGTTCAATAAAGTTATATTTTGGTAGTTGTCGTTGTTAAAGATTTATAGATGCAGGGCT comes from the Clavelina lepadiformis chromosome 5, kaClaLepa1.1, whole genome shotgun sequence genome and includes:
- the LOC143459841 gene encoding uncharacterized protein LOC143459841 isoform X1, whose translation is MAKKARKARTAIGCEQVLVEESDKESADNSDQEEESSDKEHDDASWNKRELVGFINLLQEALKKEILSNVESKLEQAQTLVKQKDAGYYLSLLIDVISKILIHKMKM
- the LOC143459600 gene encoding uncharacterized protein LOC143459600, which gives rise to MKSYTSIITPEKTSNSSTIPTTNRITGKILTELIATNIFSSRNGKELQEIIEQDVKEIATRVEHADVVATTRNFIKLFMKKKVAMTYSLTRLGYGRKKLKKSFVESKLYQLLLSVFQRAVHKHWLRIYWTESCFTSFGRL
- the LOC143459841 gene encoding uncharacterized protein LOC143459841 isoform X2 — translated: MAKKARKARTAIGCEQVLVEESDKESADNSDQEEESSDKEHDDASWNKREVVGFINLLQEALKKEILSNVENKLEQAQTLVKQKDAGYYLSLLTDVISKILIHKMM